One Streptomyces showdoensis genomic region harbors:
- a CDS encoding type II toxin-antitoxin system Rv0910 family toxin, translated as MAEVSAEARIEAPAEKVWAQLTDFASYGEWNATHTNFPNGGPAALEAGATFAENMKLMGFPAEVTWTVEELETGRVFAIRGKGPMGVIVGTRYSLAADGGATTVRIDGEFTGAAVSLMAGKLKDSATAALTESLRKLAGLVA; from the coding sequence ATGGCCGAAGTCAGCGCGGAGGCACGGATCGAGGCGCCGGCCGAGAAGGTGTGGGCGCAGCTCACCGACTTCGCCTCGTACGGGGAGTGGAACGCCACCCACACCAACTTCCCGAACGGCGGCCCGGCCGCGCTCGAGGCGGGCGCCACCTTCGCCGAGAACATGAAGCTGATGGGCTTCCCGGCCGAGGTGACCTGGACGGTCGAGGAGCTGGAGACGGGCCGGGTGTTCGCGATCCGCGGCAAGGGGCCGATGGGCGTGATCGTCGGGACCCGCTACTCCCTCGCCGCGGACGGCGGGGCCACCACGGTACGGATCGACGGGGAGTTCACGGGTGCGGCCGTGTCCCTGATGGCGGGCAAGCTCAAGGACTCGGCCACGGCGGCGCTGACCGAGTCGCTGCGCAAGCTGGCCGGCCTGGTCGCCTGA
- a CDS encoding Clp protease N-terminal domain-containing protein, producing the protein MSRGSRAPEPRAPEPRRAPEPRGALPGPSLPRLPATRRAELEDGLAAELVTAVTGARRRALRDGDRQVDTAHLLHSLVEGDPESAAALGGPAEQARVLGYLVQLSIGYGLRWQRSVEDTGSELPVLRGVEAAAAGWSPAAAAALAGAFERAALRGDHRVRGLDLLAALAADPAGRAAEVLRRAGVDRHDLAVRIGEPSQQV; encoded by the coding sequence GTGTCCCGCGGCTCCCGCGCCCCGGAGCCCCGTGCCCCGGAGCCCCGTCGTGCCCCGGAGCCCCGCGGCGCCCTGCCCGGCCCCTCGCTGCCCCGGCTGCCCGCCACCCGCCGCGCCGAGCTGGAGGACGGGCTCGCCGCCGAGCTGGTGACCGCGGTGACGGGCGCCCGTCGGCGGGCGCTGCGGGACGGGGACCGGCAGGTCGACACCGCCCATCTGCTGCACTCCCTCGTCGAGGGCGACCCGGAGAGCGCCGCCGCCCTCGGCGGCCCGGCAGAGCAGGCCCGGGTGCTCGGCTATCTCGTCCAGCTTTCCATCGGGTACGGGCTGCGCTGGCAGCGCTCCGTCGAGGACACCGGGTCGGAGCTGCCCGTCCTCCGGGGCGTCGAGGCCGCCGCCGCGGGCTGGTCGCCGGCCGCGGCCGCCGCCCTCGCCGGGGCCTTCGAACGGGCCGCGCTGCGCGGGGACCACCGGGTCCGCGGCCTCGATCTGCTCGCCGCGCTCGCCGCCGACCCCGCCGGCCGGGCCGCCGAGGTGCTCCGCCGGGCGGGCGTCGACCGCCACGATCTGGCCGTCCGGATCGGGGAGCCGTCTCAACAGGTGTGA
- a CDS encoding EamA family transporter → MHASQEKSAGLGLALVSAFAFGGSGVAAKPLIEAGLDPLHVVWLRVAGAALVMLPVAWRHRDLVRRKPALLAGFGLLAVAGVQGFYFASLSRIPVGVALLIEYLAPALVLGWVRFVQRRPVTRRAALGVVLAVGGLACVVQVWSGLTFDLLGLLLALAAACCQVGYFVLADQGSDEAEPVDPIGVIAYGLLVGALVLTVLARPWQMDWAVLGGTADLNGTAAPAWLLLGWIVLVATVLAYATGVVSVRKLSPQVAGVVACLEAVIATVLAWVLLAEHLGAPQIIGGAVVLVGAFIAQSATPKAAPSGAVAQGGGAGAGHGGAEDDVRVSAGRASGGDESRLSAERSAP, encoded by the coding sequence ATGCACGCGTCTCAGGAGAAAAGCGCTGGCCTGGGACTCGCCCTGGTCTCCGCCTTCGCTTTCGGTGGTTCAGGAGTGGCGGCCAAGCCGCTCATCGAGGCGGGACTCGACCCGCTCCACGTGGTGTGGCTCCGGGTGGCCGGCGCCGCCCTCGTCATGCTGCCGGTGGCCTGGCGCCACCGCGACCTCGTCCGTCGCAAGCCCGCCCTGCTCGCCGGCTTCGGCCTGCTCGCCGTGGCGGGCGTCCAGGGCTTCTACTTCGCCTCCCTCTCCCGCATCCCGGTCGGGGTCGCGCTGCTCATCGAGTACCTGGCCCCGGCGCTGGTCCTCGGCTGGGTCCGGTTCGTCCAGCGACGGCCGGTGACCCGGCGGGCGGCCCTCGGCGTCGTCCTGGCCGTCGGCGGGCTCGCCTGCGTCGTCCAGGTCTGGTCCGGACTCACCTTCGACCTCCTCGGGCTGCTCCTCGCGCTGGCCGCGGCCTGCTGCCAGGTCGGCTACTTCGTCCTGGCGGACCAGGGCAGCGACGAGGCCGAGCCGGTCGACCCGATCGGCGTCATCGCGTACGGACTCCTCGTCGGCGCCCTCGTCCTCACCGTCCTCGCCCGCCCCTGGCAGATGGACTGGGCGGTGCTGGGCGGCACCGCCGACCTCAACGGCACCGCCGCCCCGGCCTGGCTGCTGCTCGGCTGGATCGTGCTCGTGGCCACCGTGCTCGCCTATGCCACCGGCGTGGTCTCGGTGCGCAAGCTCTCCCCGCAGGTCGCCGGGGTGGTGGCCTGCCTCGAAGCCGTCATCGCGACCGTCCTCGCCTGGGTGCTGCTCGCCGAGCACCTGGGCGCGCCGCAGATCATCGGCGGCGCGGTCGTCCTGGTGGGCGCCTTCATCGCCCAGTCGGCCACGCCCAAGGCGGCGCCCTCCGGGGCGGTCGCCCAGGGGGGCGGGGCGGGCGCCGGTCACGGTGGTGCGGAGGACGACGTGCGGGTCTCCGCCGGGCGCGCCTCCGGCGGCGACGAAAGCCGGTTGTCGGCCGAGCGGTCCGCCCCCTAG
- a CDS encoding DMT family transporter: protein MIVAGIAWGTAGAAASLLFRVSDIGPLALSFWRCVGGLVLLLGALALRRRPRPATPEARGRRLLRILGTGVGLAVFQSAYFAAVDLTGLAVGTVVTLGAGPVLIAVGARLLMGERIGAGGAAAVAGALAGLAVLVLGGGGAEVRPLGVLLAVVSAAGYAAITLLTRWLGRDGGGADALSTTTWAFAVGAVGLLPIAAAEGLVPHTGAPAQVLLLLAYVAAVPTALAYALYFAGAAVVRAATVSVIMLLEPVSAAVIAVALLGERLTAATVAGTLLLLTAVTGLAFAEARSAAVARRRVPAAVPAGG, encoded by the coding sequence CTGATCGTCGCCGGAATCGCCTGGGGCACGGCGGGCGCCGCCGCCTCGCTGCTCTTCCGGGTCAGCGACATCGGCCCCCTCGCCCTCTCCTTCTGGCGCTGCGTCGGCGGGCTCGTCCTGCTGCTCGGGGCGCTCGCGCTGCGCCGCCGGCCGCGGCCCGCGACGCCCGAAGCCCGCGGGCGGCGGCTGCTGCGGATCCTCGGCACCGGCGTCGGGCTCGCCGTCTTCCAGAGCGCCTACTTCGCGGCCGTGGACCTCACCGGACTCGCGGTCGGCACCGTCGTCACCCTCGGCGCGGGACCCGTGCTCATCGCGGTCGGCGCACGGCTCCTCATGGGCGAGCGGATCGGGGCCGGGGGCGCCGCGGCCGTCGCCGGGGCACTGGCCGGACTCGCCGTCCTCGTGCTCGGCGGCGGGGGCGCGGAGGTCCGGCCGCTCGGCGTGCTGCTCGCCGTCGTCTCCGCCGCCGGATACGCGGCGATCACGCTGCTGACCCGATGGCTCGGCCGCGACGGCGGCGGCGCGGACGCGCTGTCGACCACCACCTGGGCCTTCGCGGTCGGCGCCGTCGGACTGCTGCCGATCGCCGCGGCCGAGGGGCTCGTGCCGCACACCGGCGCCCCCGCCCAGGTGCTGCTCCTGCTCGCGTACGTCGCCGCCGTGCCCACCGCGCTCGCCTACGCCCTCTACTTCGCGGGGGCGGCCGTGGTCCGCGCCGCCACCGTCTCCGTGATCATGCTCCTCGAGCCGGTGAGCGCGGCGGTCATCGCCGTCGCCCTCCTCGGCGAACGGCTCACCGCCGCGACCGTCGCGGGCACCCTGCTGCTGCTCACGGCGGTGACGGGACTCGCCTTCGCCGAGGCCCGCTCGGCGGCGGTGGCCAGGCGGCGGGTGCCGGCGGCGGTGCCGGCAGGAGGCTGA
- a CDS encoding pyridoxamine 5'-phosphate oxidase family protein: MPETDTQPGPYTPTDRTVPTRSAQRASYDRALVHSILDESYVCHLGFVRDGAPVVLPTLYGRIGERLYVHGSTGSRPLRMAGRGETAPGLPVCLTVTHVDGLVLAKSAFHHSMNYRSVVVHGTAHPVTDPEELRTALDALVDHVVPGRSYDSRPGNAKELAATAVLRLDLDEVSAKVRTGGPNDDPEDAALPHWAGVVPVQRRYGTPVPAADLDPAIALPDYLAAL, encoded by the coding sequence ATGCCGGAGACGGACACCCAGCCGGGTCCCTACACCCCCACCGACCGCACCGTCCCCACCCGCTCCGCGCAGCGCGCCTCGTACGACCGCGCGCTGGTGCACTCGATCCTCGACGAGAGCTACGTCTGCCACCTCGGCTTCGTCCGCGACGGCGCGCCCGTCGTGCTGCCGACCCTCTACGGCCGGATAGGCGAGCGCCTCTACGTCCACGGATCGACCGGCTCCCGCCCGCTGCGCATGGCCGGGCGCGGCGAGACCGCCCCCGGCCTGCCGGTCTGCCTCACCGTGACCCACGTGGACGGCCTGGTCCTCGCCAAGTCCGCCTTCCACCACTCGATGAACTACCGCTCCGTCGTCGTGCACGGCACCGCCCACCCGGTGACCGACCCGGAGGAGCTGCGCACCGCCCTGGACGCGCTCGTCGACCACGTCGTCCCCGGCCGCTCGTACGACTCCCGCCCCGGAAACGCCAAGGAGCTCGCCGCGACCGCCGTCCTGCGCCTCGACCTCGACGAGGTCTCGGCGAAGGTCCGCACCGGCGGCCCCAACGACGACCCGGAGGACGCCGCGCTCCCCCACTGGGCGGGCGTCGTCCCCGTCCAGCGCCGCTACGGCACCCCGGTCCCGGCCGCGGACCTCGACCCGGCCATCGCCCTGCCGGACTACCTCGCGGCGCTGTGA
- a CDS encoding aminotransferase class I/II-fold pyridoxal phosphate-dependent enzyme, translating into MLGEYRIEGRRASEIAASVERGVGGGFLAPGQLLPPMRELAASLGVNPNTVAAAYRTLRERGVIETDGRRGSRVRSAPATTARGSIRVEAPEGVRDVSEGSPDPALLPALGEALAEVARGYAERPPMYGEAPVDEEFARLARAAFDADGVPAGPVGVASGSLDAIERVLAAHLRPGDAVAVEDPGWGSLLDLVPALGLRPVPVAVDDEGPLPDAVARALRGGARAVIVTDRAQNPTGGCVGERRAAELRAVLAAHPDVLLIEDDHGHGIVAEPPHPLATGAGRWVFVRSVAKAYGPDLRIAAFTGDPETVDRVLGRQRLGPGWVSRLLQRTVVRLWTTGAVDPVAVSAAYGERRDGLVRALARRGVEAHGRGGMNVWVPVADETGAVARMLAAGWAVAPGARFRMETGPAIRVTVSGLTPADLEPLADAVAYAAGPAPARSWG; encoded by the coding sequence GTGCTAGGAGAGTATCGGATCGAAGGCCGCCGCGCATCGGAGATCGCCGCCAGCGTCGAGCGGGGGGTGGGCGGCGGATTCCTCGCCCCCGGACAACTGCTCCCGCCCATGAGGGAGTTGGCGGCATCCCTCGGGGTGAATCCCAATACCGTCGCCGCCGCCTACCGCACCCTGCGCGAGCGCGGGGTGATCGAGACCGACGGGCGGCGGGGCAGCCGGGTGCGGTCCGCGCCCGCGACGACGGCCCGCGGCTCGATCCGGGTCGAGGCCCCCGAGGGCGTGCGGGACGTGAGCGAGGGCAGCCCGGACCCGGCGCTGCTGCCGGCGCTCGGGGAGGCCCTCGCCGAGGTCGCGCGCGGCTACGCCGAGCGGCCGCCGATGTACGGGGAGGCCCCGGTCGACGAGGAGTTCGCGCGGCTCGCGCGGGCCGCCTTCGATGCGGACGGCGTGCCGGCCGGACCCGTCGGCGTCGCATCCGGCTCCCTCGACGCCATCGAGCGGGTGCTCGCCGCGCACCTGCGGCCGGGAGACGCGGTCGCCGTCGAGGACCCCGGCTGGGGCAGCCTCCTCGACCTCGTGCCGGCGCTCGGGCTGCGGCCCGTGCCGGTCGCCGTCGACGACGAGGGGCCGCTGCCGGACGCCGTGGCCCGGGCGCTGCGGGGCGGCGCGCGGGCGGTGATCGTCACCGACCGGGCGCAGAACCCGACCGGCGGCTGCGTGGGCGAGCGGCGGGCCGCGGAGCTGCGCGCGGTCCTCGCCGCCCACCCGGACGTCCTGCTGATCGAGGACGACCACGGGCACGGGATCGTCGCGGAGCCGCCGCACCCCCTCGCCACCGGCGCCGGGCGGTGGGTCTTCGTGCGGTCGGTCGCCAAGGCCTACGGGCCGGACCTGCGGATCGCCGCCTTCACCGGGGACCCGGAGACCGTCGACCGGGTGCTCGGGCGGCAGCGGCTCGGCCCCGGCTGGGTCAGCCGGCTGCTCCAGCGCACGGTCGTGCGGCTGTGGACCACGGGGGCCGTCGACCCGGTGGCCGTATCGGCGGCGTACGGGGAGCGGCGCGACGGCCTCGTCCGGGCGCTCGCCCGGCGCGGGGTCGAGGCGCACGGCCGCGGCGGCATGAACGTCTGGGTGCCGGTCGCCGACGAGACCGGCGCCGTCGCCCGCATGCTCGCCGCCGGCTGGGCGGTCGCCCCCGGTGCCCGCTTCCGCATGGAGACCGGCCCGGCGATCCGGGTCACCGTCTCCGGGCTCACGCCCGCCGACCTCGAACCCCTCGCCGACGCCGTCGCGTACGCGGCGGGGCCCGCGCCGGCCAGGAGTTGGGGGTGA
- a CDS encoding DMT family transporter, with protein sequence MGSVTLNPMSSPALPSPSRRRPSLDWRVRFGVLALIWGFSFLFIKVGTEGFAPFQVTFGRLLFGTAVLAVALAVKRDRLPRGARTWGHLTVAAFLLNALPFSLFSYAELTIPSTLAGICNATTPLWGMLLSLVALSEDRPTRVRAAGLGIGFIGVLTVLGAWQGFSGLDVTGTALALLASFSYAVGWIYVRRTLSGTGASNLALAGSQVGLAALQLAVVTPLFTRLPTHVEVLPLLAVIALGALGTGYAMLLQYGVVAEVGPTTASMVTYFIPVIATAAGVALLGEHLAWNTPVGAVIVLAGAALTQTRGPRRRGTASPTAPTAAARPMTAAGTTAPGPAATVPSPAAGAAVAPVAGSAPEPAGSRPTVS encoded by the coding sequence ATGGGGTCGGTCACGCTGAACCCCATGAGCAGCCCCGCCCTCCCGTCCCCGTCCCGCCGCCGGCCCTCGCTCGACTGGCGCGTCCGCTTCGGCGTACTGGCCCTGATCTGGGGTTTCAGCTTCCTCTTCATCAAGGTCGGCACGGAGGGCTTCGCCCCCTTCCAGGTGACCTTCGGCCGCCTCCTGTTCGGCACGGCGGTGCTCGCCGTCGCCCTCGCCGTGAAGCGGGACCGGCTCCCGCGCGGCGCCCGCACCTGGGGCCATCTGACGGTGGCGGCGTTCCTGCTGAACGCCCTGCCGTTCTCCCTCTTCTCGTACGCCGAGCTGACCATCCCCTCGACCCTCGCGGGGATCTGCAACGCCACGACTCCGCTGTGGGGCATGCTCCTGTCGCTCGTCGCGCTCTCCGAGGACCGTCCGACCCGCGTGCGGGCGGCGGGCCTGGGCATCGGGTTCATCGGCGTCCTGACGGTCCTCGGCGCCTGGCAGGGCTTCTCGGGCCTGGACGTGACGGGCACGGCGCTGGCCCTGCTGGCCTCGTTCAGCTACGCGGTGGGCTGGATATACGTCCGCCGCACCCTGTCAGGCACCGGCGCGTCGAACCTAGCCCTCGCGGGCTCCCAGGTCGGCCTCGCCGCCCTCCAGCTCGCGGTGGTCACCCCGCTGTTCACCCGCCTGCCGACCCACGTCGAGGTGCTGCCGCTGCTGGCGGTGATCGCACTGGGCGCCCTGGGCACGGGTTACGCGATGCTGCTCCAGTACGGGGTGGTGGCCGAGGTCGGCCCGACGACGGCGTCCATGGTCACGTACTTCATCCCGGTGATCGCGACGGCCGCCGGTGTCGCCCTGCTCGGTGAGCACCTCGCCTGGAACACCCCGGTGGGCGCGGTGATCGTCCTCGCGGGCGCGGCGCTCACCCAGACCCGCGGCCCGCGCCGCCGCGGCACGGCCTCCCCCACCGCCCCGACCGCGGCGGCCCGCCCCATGACGGCCGCGGGCACCACCGCCCCTGGCCCGGCGGCCACGGTCCCGAGCCCGGCGGCCGGGGCCGCCGTGGCTCCGGTCGCAGGCTCCGCGCCCGAGCCCGCGGGGTCCCGGCCGACCGTCTCCTGA
- a CDS encoding LysR family transcriptional regulator — protein sequence MWNLERLRTLDAVARHGSVSGAADGLHVTTSAVSQQLSKLEREVGQQLLAKNGRGVRLTDAGLLLAEHASRILSQVQLAQADIEAQRGQVVGEVRIAAFPTAMRGLFPTAIRALRTAHPDLRVHTAELEPDLGVREVLRGDSDLAVVLDWNNKRAPVPAGLERVSLLDDSADVALPADHPLAGRAAVELEDFADEDWVSWPAGEFCHDWLMFTLRSKGVEPRIAHVAGDHHTQLALVAAGLGICVAPRLGRPAAMDGVAFVPVRQPVRRHIYATWRTDAGRRPSIRAVVEALREAAGPLGE from the coding sequence ATGTGGAATCTGGAGCGCCTGCGCACCCTGGACGCCGTCGCCCGGCACGGCTCCGTCAGCGGTGCCGCCGACGGGCTGCACGTCACCACCTCCGCCGTCTCCCAGCAGCTGTCGAAACTGGAGCGGGAGGTCGGCCAGCAGCTCCTCGCCAAGAACGGGCGCGGGGTGCGGCTCACCGACGCCGGGCTGCTCCTCGCCGAGCACGCCTCGCGCATCCTCTCCCAGGTCCAGCTCGCCCAGGCCGACATCGAGGCGCAGCGCGGCCAGGTGGTCGGCGAGGTGCGCATCGCCGCCTTCCCGACGGCGATGCGCGGCCTCTTCCCCACCGCGATCCGCGCCCTGCGCACCGCCCACCCCGACCTGCGCGTCCACACCGCCGAGCTGGAGCCCGACCTGGGGGTCCGCGAGGTGCTGCGCGGCGACAGCGACCTCGCCGTGGTCCTGGACTGGAACAACAAGCGGGCGCCCGTCCCGGCCGGCCTGGAGCGGGTCAGTCTGCTCGACGACTCCGCCGACGTGGCCCTGCCCGCCGACCACCCGCTGGCCGGGCGGGCGGCGGTCGAGCTGGAGGACTTCGCCGACGAGGACTGGGTCTCCTGGCCCGCCGGAGAGTTCTGCCACGACTGGCTGATGTTCACGCTCCGCTCCAAGGGCGTGGAGCCGCGCATCGCGCACGTCGCCGGGGACCACCACACCCAGCTCGCCCTCGTCGCCGCCGGGCTCGGCATCTGCGTGGCGCCCCGGCTCGGCCGGCCCGCGGCGATGGACGGCGTCGCCTTCGTGCCCGTACGCCAGCCGGTGCGGCGGCACATCTACGCGACCTGGCGCACCGACGCGGGCCGCCGGCCCTCCATCCGCGCGGTGGTCGAGGCGTTGCGGGAGGCGGCGGGCCCGCTGGGGGAGTGA
- a CDS encoding pyridoxamine 5'-phosphate oxidase family protein, translating into MTVAQRRGRRIMMTPAELDSFLAEQRTCRVATVSADGRPHVSALWFAWDGRSLWLYSLTRSRRWAELRARPRIAVVVDDGVEYGELRGAELSGTVEFVGEAPRTGEPCPELEPVERLFAAKNFGLDAMPHDGRHAWMRLTPEAVASWDFRKLG; encoded by the coding sequence ATGACCGTCGCACAGCGCCGTGGACGCCGGATCATGATGACCCCGGCGGAGCTCGACAGCTTCCTCGCCGAACAGCGCACCTGCCGGGTGGCGACCGTGTCGGCCGACGGCAGGCCGCACGTCAGCGCCCTGTGGTTCGCCTGGGACGGCCGCTCGCTCTGGCTCTACTCCCTGACCCGCAGCCGCCGTTGGGCCGAGCTGCGCGCCCGGCCGCGGATCGCGGTGGTGGTGGACGACGGAGTGGAGTACGGGGAGCTGCGCGGGGCGGAGCTGTCGGGCACCGTGGAGTTCGTGGGCGAGGCCCCGCGCACGGGCGAGCCCTGCCCCGAACTGGAGCCCGTCGAGCGGCTCTTCGCGGCCAAGAACTTCGGCCTGGACGCGATGCCGCACGACGGCCGGCACGCCTGGATGCGCCTGACCCCGGAGGCGGTGGCCTCCTGGGACTTCCGGAAGCTGGGGTAG
- a CDS encoding cysteine hydrolase: MGHAEQLREQLAPDGAVLLTVECQQGVVGRDSALPELAAVARSSGALRNVARLVAAAHGADVQVLHAVAERRPDGRGANRNARLFRAAARLPVQQHSGSTAVRIAEPIEVADQDLVVRRLHGLSPIAGTDVDALLRNLGCRTLVVTGVSANVAIPNAVFDAVNLGYTVVVPADAIAGVPADYTPAMVRNTLALVATIASTDEVLGCWKAPRRAPAPRTGPGGISPA, from the coding sequence GTGGGGCACGCGGAACAACTCAGGGAACAGCTGGCCCCCGACGGCGCCGTGCTGCTCACCGTCGAATGCCAGCAGGGCGTCGTCGGCCGCGACAGCGCGCTGCCCGAACTCGCCGCCGTCGCCCGCTCGTCGGGCGCCCTGCGCAACGTGGCCCGGCTGGTCGCCGCCGCGCACGGGGCCGACGTCCAGGTGCTGCACGCCGTCGCCGAACGGCGCCCCGACGGGCGCGGCGCCAACCGCAACGCCCGGCTCTTCCGCGCCGCCGCCCGGCTCCCCGTACAGCAGCACAGCGGAAGCACCGCGGTACGGATCGCCGAACCGATCGAGGTGGCCGACCAGGACCTCGTCGTACGGCGGCTGCACGGACTCTCGCCGATCGCCGGCACCGACGTGGACGCCCTGCTGCGCAACCTGGGCTGCCGGACCCTCGTCGTCACCGGGGTCTCCGCCAACGTGGCCATCCCCAACGCCGTGTTCGACGCCGTCAACCTCGGCTACACCGTCGTCGTGCCGGCCGACGCCATCGCGGGGGTGCCGGCCGACTACACCCCCGCGATGGTCCGCAACACCCTCGCCCTGGTCGCCACCATCGCGAGCACCGACGAGGTGCTCGGCTGCTGGAAGGCCCCGCGCCGGGCCCCGGCGCCGCGCACCGGACCCGGCGGGATCAGCCCAGCCTGA
- a CDS encoding Rieske (2Fe-2S) protein: MSGVGRRTVVSAAGGAGLVAALAACGGGSAGGDGGGGAAGGTGGKGDTGGADASSGADETGGTDASGGTPQTPPLAKTGDIPVGGGKVLADRGVVITQPKAGEFKAFSSRCTHAGCTVASVADGVIVCPCHQSRFDVSDGSVKGGPAPSPLEPTPIEVTGDAIRLG; this comes from the coding sequence ATGAGCGGTGTGGGGCGCAGGACAGTGGTGTCGGCGGCGGGCGGCGCGGGTCTCGTCGCGGCCCTCGCGGCCTGCGGCGGCGGCTCCGCGGGCGGGGACGGGGGCGGCGGCGCGGCGGGAGGCACGGGCGGCAAGGGCGACACCGGGGGCGCGGACGCGTCGAGCGGCGCGGACGAGACCGGTGGCACGGACGCCTCGGGCGGCACCCCGCAGACCCCGCCGCTGGCGAAGACCGGTGACATCCCGGTCGGCGGCGGCAAGGTGCTCGCCGACCGGGGCGTGGTGATCACCCAGCCCAAGGCGGGCGAGTTCAAGGCCTTCTCCTCCCGCTGCACCCACGCGGGCTGCACGGTGGCCTCGGTCGCCGACGGCGTCATCGTCTGCCCCTGCCACCAGAGCCGGTTCGACGTCTCGGACGGCAGCGTCAAGGGCGGGCCCGCGCCCAGCCCGCTGGAGCCGACCCCGATCGAGGTGACGGGGGACGCGATCAGGCTGGGCTGA
- a CDS encoding adenosylcobinamide amidohydrolase — protein sequence MLLRTPPAPPALADALLLGHEEDGRRWPLLVWAPGPGTRMVSSAVLGGGIGARDWVVNAQVPPGYSRRDPVAHLGALAAGAGLVGAGVGLMTAASVGDRRFAADGGAEAVVTAGIGVRGWAAVPDAGAVGAPRPGTINIIVSLPVPLTDAALVNAVATATEAKVQALVELGADASGTPTDAVCVACPAPGAGAAAEPFAGPRSLWGARLARAVHRATREACAGLL from the coding sequence GTGCTCCTGAGAACCCCTCCCGCCCCGCCCGCGCTCGCCGACGCTCTCCTGCTCGGCCACGAGGAGGACGGCCGACGCTGGCCCCTGCTGGTGTGGGCGCCCGGACCCGGCACCCGGATGGTGTCGAGCGCCGTCCTCGGCGGCGGCATCGGCGCCCGCGACTGGGTGGTCAACGCGCAGGTGCCCCCGGGGTACTCCCGCCGCGACCCCGTCGCCCACCTGGGCGCGCTGGCCGCCGGGGCGGGACTCGTCGGCGCCGGGGTGGGTCTGATGACGGCCGCGTCGGTCGGCGACCGCCGGTTCGCGGCGGACGGCGGGGCCGAGGCCGTGGTCACGGCGGGCATCGGGGTACGGGGCTGGGCGGCCGTCCCGGACGCCGGGGCGGTCGGCGCGCCGCGCCCCGGCACCATCAACATCATCGTGTCGCTGCCGGTGCCGCTCACGGACGCCGCTCTGGTCAACGCCGTCGCGACGGCCACCGAGGCGAAGGTCCAGGCCCTGGTGGAGCTGGGCGCGGACGCCTCCGGCACGCCCACGGACGCGGTCTGCGTCGCCTGCCCCGCCCCCGGCGCCGGGGCGGCGGCCGAGCCGTTCGCCGGCCCCCGCTCGCTCTGGGGCGCCCGGCTCGCCCGCGCGGTGCACCGGGCGACCCGGGAGGCCTGCGCCGGCCTGCTCTGA
- a CDS encoding HipA family kinase — translation MLTEVTATRYVTPLREGGSLPGIVEADDLGTYVMKFTGAGQGRKTLVAEVICGQLARRLGLRVPELVTLQLDPVIGLSEPDQEVQELLKASGGLNLGMDFLPGSLGFDPLAYEVDPREAGKVVWFDAVINNVDRSWRNPNMLVWHGDLWLIDHGATMIWHHNWPGAQASAAKPYDASDHALAPFAPDVAAAAAELAPLVTRELLEEVAADVPDEWLVDEPGFGATDALRAAYVEALLPRAATIHERITLGPRTERRASQPPGWLAERLAPRPQAVEKDRTETGKDSTT, via the coding sequence ATGCTTACAGAGGTGACGGCGACCCGTTACGTCACGCCCTTGCGTGAGGGCGGGTCGCTCCCCGGGATCGTCGAGGCCGACGACCTCGGCACGTACGTCATGAAATTCACCGGCGCCGGACAGGGGCGCAAGACCCTCGTCGCCGAAGTGATCTGCGGGCAGCTCGCCCGGCGCCTCGGGCTGCGGGTGCCGGAGCTGGTCACCCTCCAGCTCGACCCGGTCATCGGGCTCTCCGAGCCCGACCAGGAGGTGCAGGAGCTGCTCAAGGCGAGCGGCGGGCTCAACCTCGGCATGGACTTCCTGCCCGGCTCGCTCGGCTTCGACCCGCTCGCCTACGAGGTGGACCCGAGGGAGGCCGGCAAGGTCGTCTGGTTCGACGCCGTGATCAACAACGTCGACCGGTCCTGGCGCAACCCCAACATGCTGGTCTGGCACGGCGACCTGTGGCTCATCGACCACGGCGCCACCATGATCTGGCACCACAACTGGCCCGGCGCGCAGGCCTCCGCCGCGAAGCCCTACGACGCCTCGGACCACGCCCTGGCCCCGTTCGCGCCGGACGTCGCCGCCGCGGCCGCCGAGCTGGCGCCGCTGGTGACCCGCGAGCTCCTCGAAGAGGTCGCCGCCGACGTGCCCGACGAGTGGCTGGTCGACGAACCCGGCTTCGGGGCCACCGACGCGCTGCGCGCCGCGTACGTGGAGGCGCTGCTGCCGCGCGCCGCGACGATCCACGAGCGGATCACCCTGGGCCCCCGCACCGAGCGGCGGGCCTCGCAGCCCCCCGGCTGGCTCGCCGAGCGCCTCGCGCCCCGGCCGCAGGCCGTCGAGAAGGACCGTACCGAGACCGGCAAGGACAGCACCACGTGA